The Streptomyces sp. NBC_00440 genome contains a region encoding:
- a CDS encoding SigE family RNA polymerase sigma factor — MAEVLDIAAVSGRGGVVRPLRRPRVPGGMPVIAPVPTTRPSAVASGEGADDSMAAGTTVDHLTETYRAHYRSLLGLAALLLDDTASCEDVVQEAFIRVHSARKRVRDPEKTLAYLRQTVVNLSRSALRRRILGLKLLSKPMPDMASAEEGAYDLLERDALKKAMRNLQRRQREVLVLRYFGDMTEAQVADALGISLGSVKAYGSRGIAALRVAMEAPA; from the coding sequence GTGGCAGAGGTTCTCGATATTGCAGCGGTGTCAGGACGGGGCGGAGTGGTCCGCCCGCTCCGACGACCGCGCGTGCCCGGCGGAATGCCGGTGATAGCGCCCGTGCCGACCACCCGCCCCAGCGCCGTCGCGTCCGGCGAGGGCGCTGACGACTCCATGGCCGCCGGTACCACCGTCGATCACCTCACCGAGACCTACCGCGCCCACTACCGGTCGCTGCTGGGGCTCGCGGCGCTCCTTCTCGACGACACGGCCTCCTGCGAGGACGTCGTCCAGGAGGCATTCATCCGCGTCCACTCGGCACGCAAACGGGTCAGGGACCCCGAGAAGACGCTCGCGTATCTGCGCCAGACCGTGGTGAACCTGTCCCGGTCCGCGCTGCGCAGGCGCATCCTCGGGCTGAAGCTCCTCTCCAAGCCGATGCCGGACATGGCGAGCGCGGAGGAGGGTGCGTACGACCTCCTGGAGCGCGACGCGCTCAAGAAGGCCATGCGCAACCTCCAGCGCCGCCAGCGCGAGGTCCTGGTGCTCCGTTACTTCGGTGACATGACGGAGGCGCAGGTGGCCGACGCGCTGGGGATATCGCTGGGTTCGGTGAAGGCGTACGGTTCGCGCGGCATCGCCGCGCTGCGGGTGGCCATGGAGGCACCGGCATGA
- a CDS encoding SURF1 family protein: MYRFLLTPRWLGITVFALLAIPFCIFMGSWQLSRFEARVATHRTDEHKPDPARQASAPLDSLLPVNLDTSGRQAGATGKYGEQFLVPDRVVDGKEGSYVLTLLRTDGGKALPVVRGWLPHGAKAPAAPKGDVKVTGSLQPSENSGTDGAYTGAGLPAGQIGVISAASLVNVVSYPVYDAWITLPRASPGLKPVPAAAPQNSGLDLQSFQNLGYTGEWFVFAGFVVFMWFRLARREAEALRDLELGITPEDVEPATAAVTAEAGVASSDAAATPEVSGRR, translated from the coding sequence GTGTACCGGTTCCTGCTGACACCCCGCTGGCTGGGGATCACCGTCTTCGCCCTGCTCGCCATCCCCTTCTGCATCTTCATGGGGTCCTGGCAGCTGAGCAGGTTCGAGGCCCGGGTGGCCACCCACCGGACAGACGAGCACAAGCCCGACCCGGCCCGTCAGGCGTCGGCGCCGCTCGACTCCCTGCTGCCCGTGAACCTCGACACGTCCGGGCGGCAGGCCGGCGCGACCGGTAAGTACGGCGAGCAGTTCCTGGTGCCGGACCGGGTCGTGGACGGCAAGGAGGGGTCGTACGTCCTGACCCTGCTCCGCACCGACGGCGGCAAGGCACTGCCCGTGGTGCGCGGCTGGCTGCCGCACGGTGCGAAGGCGCCCGCGGCGCCGAAGGGCGATGTCAAGGTCACCGGTTCGCTCCAGCCCTCCGAGAACAGCGGGACCGACGGCGCGTACACCGGGGCCGGGCTGCCGGCCGGCCAGATCGGGGTCATCAGCGCGGCCTCTCTGGTGAACGTCGTGTCGTACCCCGTGTACGACGCGTGGATCACCCTGCCGCGCGCCTCCCCTGGTCTGAAGCCCGTGCCGGCGGCGGCGCCGCAGAACAGCGGGCTCGACCTGCAGTCCTTCCAGAACCTCGGCTACACCGGCGAGTGGTTCGTCTTCGCGGGCTTCGTGGTCTTCATGTGGTTCCGGCTGGCCAGGCGCGAGGCCGAGGCACTCAGGGACCTGGAGCTGGGGATCACACCCGAGGACGTGGAGCCGGCCACCGCGGCGGTGACCGCGGAAGCCGGAGTGGCGTCGTCCGACGCGGCGGCCACTCCGGAGGTGTCCGGCCGCCGGTAG
- a CDS encoding S9 family peptidase: protein MGRMSDDEKSMPDWEKRFRAPRVGLPDWAEDAPDRSLFVSNATGTYELYAWDRTSGEQRQATDRPQGTTDGTLSPDGEWLWWFSDTDGDEFGVWMRQPFGGGPDEPATPGLEPSYPGGLGIGRDGTAVVGRSTDEDGSTVHVVRPGADPVEIYRHRESAGVGDLSYDGTLIALEHTEHGDAMHSALRVVRTDGSTVADLDDTKGGTEELGLQVLGFAPVAGDTRLLVGHQRRGRWEPMVWDVAAGTETAPAIELPGDVSAEWYPDGSALLVVHSFEARSEMWRYELATGQLVRVETPAGSVSGATARPDGTVEYLWSSAALPPVVRSTSGAVVLDPPGMKAPESVPVRDVWVEGPGGRIHALVQQPAGDGPFPTVFEIHGGPTWHDSDAFASGPAAWVDHGYAVVRVNYRGSTGYGRAWTDALKHRVGLIELEDIGAVRAWAVSSGLADPARLILAGGSWGGYLTLLGLGTQPDAWAAGLAAVPVADYVTAYHDEMEGLKAMDRTLLGGTPETVPERFAASSPLTYVDAVRAPVYISAGVNDPRCPIRQVENYVARLAGRGAVHEVYRYDAGHGSLVVEERIKQVRLELDFAERHVKK from the coding sequence ATGGGGCGCATGAGTGACGACGAGAAGTCCATGCCCGACTGGGAGAAGCGCTTCCGGGCCCCGCGCGTAGGGCTGCCCGACTGGGCCGAGGACGCCCCGGACCGCTCGCTCTTCGTCTCCAACGCGACCGGCACGTACGAGCTGTACGCCTGGGACCGTACGAGCGGCGAGCAGCGCCAGGCCACCGACCGGCCGCAAGGCACGACCGACGGGACTCTCTCGCCCGACGGCGAGTGGCTGTGGTGGTTCAGCGACACCGACGGGGACGAGTTCGGGGTCTGGATGCGCCAGCCCTTCGGCGGCGGACCCGACGAACCCGCCACCCCCGGCCTTGAGCCCTCCTACCCGGGCGGTCTGGGGATCGGCCGGGACGGCACCGCCGTGGTCGGCCGGTCGACGGACGAGGACGGCTCGACGGTCCACGTCGTACGGCCCGGCGCCGATCCGGTCGAGATCTACCGGCACCGGGAGTCCGCCGGGGTCGGCGACCTCTCGTACGACGGGACGCTCATCGCGCTGGAGCACACCGAGCACGGCGACGCGATGCACTCCGCGCTGCGGGTGGTCCGCACCGACGGGTCCACGGTCGCCGATCTTGACGACACCAAGGGCGGCACCGAGGAGCTGGGGCTCCAGGTGCTCGGGTTCGCGCCGGTCGCCGGGGACACCCGGCTGCTCGTCGGGCACCAGCGGCGGGGCCGCTGGGAGCCGATGGTGTGGGACGTGGCGGCCGGCACCGAGACCGCCCCGGCGATCGAGCTGCCGGGCGACGTCAGCGCCGAGTGGTATCCGGACGGGTCCGCGCTGCTGGTCGTGCACAGCTTCGAGGCGCGCAGCGAGATGTGGCGGTACGAACTGGCCACCGGGCAGCTCGTCCGCGTCGAGACCCCGGCCGGTTCGGTGTCCGGCGCGACCGCCAGGCCCGACGGCACGGTCGAATACCTGTGGTCGTCGGCCGCGCTGCCGCCGGTCGTGCGCTCCACGTCGGGCGCGGTCGTGCTCGACCCGCCCGGCATGAAGGCACCGGAGTCCGTGCCGGTGCGGGACGTCTGGGTGGAGGGTCCGGGCGGCCGGATCCACGCGCTGGTGCAGCAGCCCGCGGGGGACGGCCCGTTCCCCACGGTCTTCGAGATCCACGGCGGCCCGACCTGGCACGACAGCGACGCGTTCGCCTCGGGCCCGGCGGCCTGGGTCGACCACGGCTACGCGGTCGTACGGGTCAACTACCGGGGCTCGACCGGCTACGGCCGGGCCTGGACCGACGCGCTCAAGCACCGGGTCGGGCTGATCGAGCTGGAGGACATCGGCGCCGTCCGCGCCTGGGCGGTCTCGTCGGGCCTCGCCGACCCGGCCCGGCTGATCCTGGCGGGCGGCTCCTGGGGCGGCTATCTGACGCTGCTCGGGCTCGGCACCCAGCCGGACGCGTGGGCGGCGGGGCTGGCGGCGGTGCCGGTCGCGGACTACGTCACGGCGTACCACGACGAGATGGAGGGGCTGAAGGCGATGGACCGGACGCTGCTCGGCGGCACTCCGGAGACCGTGCCCGAGCGGTTCGCCGCTTCGTCGCCGCTGACATATGTGGACGCGGTGCGGGCGCCGGTCTACATCTCGGCGGGCGTGAACGATCCGCGCTGCCCGATCCGGCAGGTCGAGAACTACGTGGCCCGGCTGGCCGGCCGCGGGGCGGTCCACGAGGTGTACCGGTACGACGCGGGCCACGGCTCGCTTGTGGTGGAGGAGCGGATCAAGCAGGTCCGCCTGGAGCTCGACTTCGCGGAGCGGCATGTGAAGAAGTAG
- a CDS encoding ArsB/NhaD family transporter: protein MSDWHAWAAVAVFAGTYVLIISEKVHRVAAALGGAGLMLALGATDDGAAFFSQDTGIDWNVIFLLLGMMVIVGVLKRTGVFEYLAIWSVKRARGRPFRVLAMLVAITALASALLDNVTTVLLIAPVTLLVCERLALAVAPFLITEVFASNIGGIATLVGDPPNIIIAGRAGLTFNDFLVHLAPLAVLLTAVLIGVCRFLFRGAFTYDAERAARVMELNERDAIRDPRLLGQGLAVLTLVIVGFILHPVLHYAPSVVALLGAGLLVAVSTVRTGEVLAEVEWPTLAFFAGLFVMIGALIGTGVVGEVSTALSHAVGGRELGGSMLLLGASGVLSGVVDNIPYVATMAPITAGLVHSVGGGSDHVMWWALTLGADLGGNATAIGASANVVVLGIAERNGTPISFWQFTRYGLVVTAATLALSAGYIWLRYFVLG, encoded by the coding sequence GTGAGTGACTGGCATGCCTGGGCGGCCGTCGCCGTCTTCGCCGGCACCTATGTGCTGATCATCAGCGAGAAGGTCCACCGGGTCGCCGCCGCGCTCGGCGGTGCCGGGCTCATGCTGGCGCTCGGGGCGACCGACGACGGGGCTGCCTTCTTCTCGCAGGACACCGGCATCGACTGGAACGTCATCTTCCTGCTGCTCGGCATGATGGTGATCGTCGGTGTGCTGAAGCGGACCGGCGTCTTCGAGTACCTGGCGATCTGGTCGGTGAAACGCGCGCGGGGCAGACCGTTCCGGGTGCTGGCCATGCTGGTGGCGATCACCGCACTGGCCTCGGCGCTGCTGGACAACGTCACCACCGTCCTGCTGATCGCCCCGGTCACCCTGCTGGTCTGCGAACGGCTCGCGCTGGCCGTCGCGCCGTTCCTGATCACCGAGGTCTTCGCGTCCAACATCGGCGGCATCGCCACCCTCGTCGGCGACCCGCCCAACATCATCATCGCCGGGCGGGCCGGGCTGACCTTCAACGACTTCCTGGTCCATCTCGCGCCGCTGGCCGTGCTGTTGACGGCCGTACTGATCGGAGTGTGCCGGTTCCTGTTCCGCGGGGCGTTCACGTACGACGCGGAGCGCGCCGCCCGGGTGATGGAGCTGAACGAGCGGGACGCGATCCGCGACCCGCGCCTGCTCGGCCAGGGTCTGGCCGTGCTCACCCTGGTCATCGTCGGATTCATCCTCCATCCGGTGCTGCACTACGCACCGAGCGTCGTCGCACTCCTCGGGGCGGGGCTGCTCGTCGCCGTCTCGACGGTCCGCACGGGCGAGGTGCTCGCCGAGGTCGAGTGGCCGACGCTGGCCTTCTTCGCGGGCCTCTTCGTGATGATCGGGGCGCTCATCGGCACCGGTGTCGTCGGCGAGGTCTCCACGGCGCTCTCGCACGCGGTGGGCGGCCGGGAACTCGGCGGCTCGATGCTGCTGCTCGGGGCGTCCGGGGTGCTGTCGGGGGTGGTCGACAACATCCCCTACGTCGCGACGATGGCCCCCATCACCGCGGGCCTCGTGCACAGCGTGGGCGGCGGCAGCGACCACGTGATGTGGTGGGCACTGACACTCGGCGCGGACCTCGGCGGCAACGCCACGGCGATCGGCGCCAGCGCGAACGTCGTGGTCCTCGGCATAGCGGAGCGCAACGGCACCCCCATCTCTTTCTGGCAGTTCACCCGCTACGGCCTGGTGGTCACGGCGGCCACCCTGGCGCTGTCGGCGGGGTACATCTGGCTGCGGTACTTCGTACTGGGGTGA